One Cicer arietinum cultivar CDC Frontier isolate Library 1 chromosome 8, Cicar.CDCFrontier_v2.0, whole genome shotgun sequence DNA segment encodes these proteins:
- the LOC101500291 gene encoding remorin-like isoform X1, with translation MGEEDSNINKTEPESLDSVPEENFTIQENESEKPNTLNTINHESNELVASSLDPKVVDHADSKETGEHDDKKDTTRDSTGRDAGLTRIVTEKRLALIKAWEESEKTKAENRAYKKQSAVVLWEESRKASIEAQLKKFEDKLERKKVEYVEKMKNEIAEIHQYAEEKRAIVEAQKGEEILELEETASKFRSRGVVPRKFFGCFSG, from the exons ATGGGAGAAGAAGATTCCAACATCAACAAAACCGAACCAGAGTCTCTCGACTCTGTTCCTGAAGAGAATTTCACTATTCAGGAAAATGAGTCAGAGAAACCAAATACTCTAAACACTATCAACCATGAATCTAATGAACTCGTCGCTTCTTCACTTGATCCGA AAGTTGTAGATCATGCTGATAGTAAGGAAACAGGGGAGCATGATGATAAAAAAGATACTACTAGGGACTCAACTGGTAGAG ATGCTGGGCTTACAAGAATTGTAACAGAGAAAAGATTGGCTTTAATTAAAGCAtgggaagaaagtgaaaagaCAAAAGCAGAAAACAG GGCATACAAGAAACAATCTGCTGTTGTATTGTGGGAAGAAAGCAGGAAAGCATCTATAGAAGCACAACTCAAGAAATTTGAG GACAAATTGGAAAGAAAGAAGGTTGAGTAtgttgaaaaaatgaaaaatgaaatagCTGAAATCCATCAGTATGCTGAAGAGAAAAGGGCAATTGTTGAGGCTCAAAAAGGGGAAGAAATTCTTGAACTAGAGGAGACAGCTTCAAAGTTTCGTAGCCGTGGAGTCGTACCAAGGAAATTTTTTGGATGCTTTAGCGGTTAA
- the LOC101500291 gene encoding remorin-like isoform X2 → MGEEDSNINKTEPESLDSVPEENFTIQENESEKPNTLNTINHESNELVASSLDPKVVDHADSKETGEHDDKKDTTRDSTDAGLTRIVTEKRLALIKAWEESEKTKAENRAYKKQSAVVLWEESRKASIEAQLKKFEDKLERKKVEYVEKMKNEIAEIHQYAEEKRAIVEAQKGEEILELEETASKFRSRGVVPRKFFGCFSG, encoded by the exons ATGGGAGAAGAAGATTCCAACATCAACAAAACCGAACCAGAGTCTCTCGACTCTGTTCCTGAAGAGAATTTCACTATTCAGGAAAATGAGTCAGAGAAACCAAATACTCTAAACACTATCAACCATGAATCTAATGAACTCGTCGCTTCTTCACTTGATCCGA AAGTTGTAGATCATGCTGATAGTAAGGAAACAGGGGAGCATGATGATAAAAAAGATACTACTAGGGACTCAACTG ATGCTGGGCTTACAAGAATTGTAACAGAGAAAAGATTGGCTTTAATTAAAGCAtgggaagaaagtgaaaagaCAAAAGCAGAAAACAG GGCATACAAGAAACAATCTGCTGTTGTATTGTGGGAAGAAAGCAGGAAAGCATCTATAGAAGCACAACTCAAGAAATTTGAG GACAAATTGGAAAGAAAGAAGGTTGAGTAtgttgaaaaaatgaaaaatgaaatagCTGAAATCCATCAGTATGCTGAAGAGAAAAGGGCAATTGTTGAGGCTCAAAAAGGGGAAGAAATTCTTGAACTAGAGGAGACAGCTTCAAAGTTTCGTAGCCGTGGAGTCGTACCAAGGAAATTTTTTGGATGCTTTAGCGGTTAA